ATTCTTGGGCTGATTGAAGGCTGTGAATCGCGCGATATCCCTGTCGTTGATATCTTCCACGTCGATGATACGGGCCCATTCTCCCTGCAAAGTGGTTTTGTAACGCCGATGTCCTTTTTGCGCCATCAGCCTGCCGTCGTATTCCAGAAGCATGTGCATAATGCCTTTACGGATACGGGCCTTGACCACTGGCTACGCGAGCGTGATATTAACCATCTTGTTATTTGTGGCCTGCGCACGGAACAGTGCTGCGAAACCACCGCGCGAGTCGCGTCAGATTTGGGCTATACGGTAACAT
Above is a window of Lelliottia jeotgali DNA encoding:
- a CDS encoding hydrolase, with the protein product MSRTALINIDTQQSFHHREYWQEEGFQAFQQAILGLIEGCESRDIPVVDIFHVDDTGPFSLQSGFVTPMSFLRHQPAVVFQKHVHNAFTDTGLDHWLRERDINHLVICGLRTEQCCETTARVASDLGYTVTFVSEATLTFPMTWKGVTLNTDDLRHRTETVLAGRFAEIKTVAETLESL